A segment of the Fusarium musae strain F31 chromosome 2, whole genome shotgun sequence genome:
GGTCGGAAATACTGGAGTGGTAGAGCTTCGACCTCCGCTAGCAGTCCGTCTCCTAGGCCTTCGGACTGGCTCCTGGACTTCTAAGTTTGCTGAGGTTGTAGAGGTTGGGGGACGACTCCGTTCCTCTGTCTGACTCGCAGCACTGGCAGCACTTGTAGCGCTAGCAGACCGAGAATGTGGTCGAGATCTTTCTCTTGGTCGACCTCCTTCTGGGGCCAACATGCGAGGATCCCCAGCTGCTGTATTCTCGGCATATCGTGTCAATGGAGGATAGTTATTTCCGTTGTTCCTCCTCGTTTCTTGGCGTGTTCGATCCCTCTGACGGCGCCTGTATGCTTCTGTGATCCTCCTGCTGAGCTCGTCGTCGCGACTCAAATCGATGTTGTCCAAATCGAGCCCATCGAGGAGACCTTCTTCCTGGATCTGTCTGGCAAAGGACTCTATTTCTCGTTCGATATCCCTCTCACTCATATCTCCCGAGCTGATTAGTGACCGAATCGATGACTGGTGCTCAATCTGGCGCTGCCTCGACTCGCTTCGTCGACGTCGTCGCTCGCCTTCGACATGGAGTTGATCAGAGCTATGCCGACCTCCCTCGTCAACTCGTGGGCGACGGCTTCCTCGTGGTTGATGGCGGCTATCGACGCTTCTATCTCTACCCCGGTCCCTTTCCCTGTCTCTGCTTGTCCTTCTGTTGTCCGCGGATCGGCTCTCACGCCTCCGCCGTGTCCTTGGTGGCCCCGAAGATACTCCCGCCTCTTGTAAACTCAGTTCTCGAACCTCCTCCATCAACCTTCTGTCTTCAGCGTCGATGCGCCGCTCATCCGCTGTTCGATGTGTATTTATCGTTGGAAGGACTTGGTCGCCGGGTTTATACTTCTTTGccatctcttccttctctgcTGCTGAACGATCCTTGCCAGGGCTTGCTGCTATAAACATATCCAAGAGAGTGACGACGGTCGCATTATGTTGGGTCGTTCGTACAGTAGCCCGACATGATGGGCATGTAAAAATATTTGTACCGGGAGCAGGCGGGTTTGGCCCCCGCTCGGCCGTCGCAGCCTGGAAAGTAAACCATTCCTTCAGACAGGCACCGCAAAAGGTGTGAAGGCAATCAAGAAGAGTCAAAGGTTGGTATAGGAGCTCCGTGCAGATCTACACACAAGGTCAGACTTTGGAGACAAAAAGGCGGGGAGATTTACAGAGCACGTCAGCTCCTtttccaagtccaagccagCGTTCGTGGGCTCCATTCATGATATTTGGTTAGTCCCGGCCCATGATTGGGATGAAAATAGCATGCGTGTGAAGAAAAAAGGTTGTGCCGAAGAAAATATGTTGATCGAAGGTAAAGGGATCACTGATGTTGGTTTGTTGGCTAGGAAAGCTACCATCCATCCAATACGCCAGCTACCTGTACCATGTtactaactaccttaccttactccTATGCCTTACCGTAGTTAGTACCTAGTGACCTCCATTAGGTGCCTGTCCCTGTCTGCCTGTCTAGCCTGTTAGTACTAACCTCCATATTAGTACTCTGTAGGTGTGAGTGGGTGGCGGGGCCGGTCAAGGCGTTAAGACTCTCTGCCAGGGATTACCAGAAATAGCTGTTCACGACAACACACGGTTTTTGGTACAGGCTGTATCTAAAGATATGTTGGCTGTTGGGCCACAGCATACCCTaaaaagggaagaaaaaTCTGCAAATGAGGGCGAGCATATATGTATAGGTGCTTGCGGGGGTGTTTTAAGACATCCACGGATCCATTGGATTGTTGCATTATCATCGCACAAAGCCGTCCCGAACCTTTGATGCATTGCAACC
Coding sequences within it:
- a CDS encoding hypothetical protein (EggNog:ENOG41); amino-acid sequence: MSGYSASPGKDRSAAEKEEMAKKYKPGDQVLPTINTHRTADERRIDAEDRRLMEEVRELSLQEAGVSSGPPRTRRRRESRSADNRRTSRDRERDRGRDRSVDSRHQPRGSRRPRVDEGGRHSSDQLHVEGERRRRRSESRQRQIEHQSSIRSLISSGDMSERDIEREIESFARQIQEEGLLDGLDLDNIDLSRDDELSRRITEAYRRRQRDRTRQETRRNNGNNYPPLTRYAENTAAGDPRMLAPEGGRPRERSRPHSRSASATSAASAASQTEERSRPPTSTTSANLEVQEPVRRPRRRTASGGRSSTTPVFPTTAEPRPAARSSTDLGSRPQASDITQSRPSFSEGRSTSTPIHTVPFPNPTEAASFSNNTGNMSFAIRQGTSQSASVPPLFSHHDAAAGRANRPRPVDLAIVHQTSHCLWTPEDQVSALPGTFSQLLTMQQTAH